The Spiroplasma citri genome has a segment encoding these proteins:
- a CDS encoding DivIVA domain-containing protein, whose translation MKTIKLRATDIINKEFQVDYQGYDPNEVDTFLDMVATDYRVFEGITNDFNKEIKYLRQQLNDLQDKNDVLRAQLDETKAQKARLEEEGFSKADLIKRIHNLEGKINND comes from the coding sequence ATGAAAACAATTAAATTACGAGCAACGGATATTATTAATAAGGAATTCCAAGTTGATTATCAAGGTTATGATCCAAATGAAGTTGATACATTCTTAGATATGGTTGCGACAGATTATCGCGTTTTTGAAGGAATTACGAATGACTTTAATAAAGAAATTAAGTATTTGCGTCAACAATTAAATGATTTGCAAGATAAAAATGATGTTTTAAGAGCTCAACTTGATGAAACAAAAGCCCAAAAAGCTCGTTTAGAAGAAGAAGGATTTTCAAAAGCGGATTTAATAAAACGGATTCATAACTTAGAAGGAAAAATAAATAACGATTAG
- a CDS encoding DnaD family protein encodes MLSHYKLINLSEEQLVLIMLIMNCSSSDKRFITPLEIANHSNFSEAQAKKMLDHLKQAGFIDIKMKKDVLEMDLSPIFNKIIIAIENLELNVEKKILFEQVNQILHQPLNEDEKATLNTYLENKISDFQLTLIINNHQNAKLTFKELLKFIDNYLKNKPKSLTKYNWLID; translated from the coding sequence TTGTTAAGTCATTATAAATTAATAAATTTGTCAGAAGAACAGTTAGTATTAATTATGTTGATTATGAACTGTTCTTCTTCTGATAAAAGGTTTATCACGCCATTAGAAATTGCAAATCATTCTAACTTTAGTGAAGCCCAAGCAAAAAAGATGTTAGATCATTTGAAGCAAGCTGGCTTTATTGATATTAAAATGAAAAAAGATGTTTTAGAAATGGATTTATCACCAATTTTTAATAAGATTATTATTGCAATTGAAAACTTAGAATTAAATGTTGAAAAAAAGATTTTATTTGAACAAGTGAATCAAATTTTACATCAACCTTTAAATGAAGACGAAAAAGCAACTTTAAATACTTATTTAGAAAATAAAATTTCTGATTTTCAATTAACCTTAATTATTAATAATCATCAAAATGCAAAACTAACTTTTAAAGAATTGCTGAAGTTTATTGATAATTATCTTAAAAATAAACCAAAATCATTAACTAAATATAATTGATTAATTGATTAA
- a CDS encoding HU family DNA-binding protein produces the protein MSKKELAAQIAEKFTDVLSKTHAEEITNFVFDHIKKALVAGKEVSIAGFGKFAVTERAARDGRNPSTGETIKIPASKSAKFKAGKQLKTDLNNN, from the coding sequence ATGTCAAAAAAAGAACTAGCAGCGCAAATTGCCGAAAAATTTACTGATGTGTTATCAAAAACACATGCAGAAGAAATTACAAATTTTGTTTTTGATCATATTAAAAAAGCTTTAGTTGCTGGAAAAGAAGTCTCAATTGCAGGATTTGGGAAATTTGCTGTAACCGAAAGAGCAGCAAGAGATGGAAGAAATCCGTCAACAGGAGAAACAATTAAAATTCCAGCTTCTAAATCAGCTAAATTTAAAGCAGGTAAACAATTAAAAACTGATTTAAACAATAATTAA
- a CDS encoding IS3 family transposase, which translates to MYFYNNFRPQSKLKGLSPVEHRNLNL; encoded by the coding sequence ATTTATTTTTATAATAATTTTAGACCACAATCAAAATTAAAAGGTCTAAGTCCTGTTGAACACAGGAACCTAAACCTTTAG
- a CDS encoding DUF2649 family protein: MQNDWIKLKEFFIHIFLFIDKTNVESITMWNLTQNEYLTLMVGVWVVILFLTWFFLWMVFKIVSYFK; the protein is encoded by the coding sequence ATGCAAAATGATTGAATTAAATTAAAAGAGTTTTTTATTCATATATTTTTGTTTATCGATAAAACGAATGTTGAAAGTATTACAATGTGGAATTTAACGCAAAATGAATATTTAACTTTGATGGTTGGTGTTTGAGTTGTGATTTTGTTTTTAACTTGGTTTTTCTTGTGAATGGTTTTTAAAATAGTTAGTTATTTTAAATAA
- a CDS encoding Gfo/Idh/MocA family protein gives MEAFKPLHLPAYQILQTNVNKIKPFLACFHCNQYSSRMKEVLLDQYNSVFDETLGKGSLYDMLIYPVELAVALFGPVKDVKAMSHKLKNGVDINNVVLLQHSNIIIIINCYITNYS, from the coding sequence ATGGAAGCTTTCAAGCCCTTACATTTACCAGCTTATCAAATTTTGCAAACAAATGTGAATAAAATTAAACCTTTTTTAGCTTGTTTTCATTGTAATCAGTATTCAAGCCGAATGAAAGAAGTCTTATTAGACCAATATAATTCTGTTTTTGATGAAACCTTAGGGAAAGGTTCTTTATATGATATGTTAATTTATCCCGTTGAATTAGCAGTTGCTTTATTTGGACCAGTCAAAGATGTTAAGGCAATGAGTCATAAGTTAAAGAATGGCGTTGATATTAATAATGTTGTTCTTTTACAACATAGTAATATAATTATAATTATCAATTGTTATATTACCAATTATAGTTAA
- a CDS encoding ABC transporter ATP-binding protein: protein MGKIKELIDINKIEKNLDYNELHKKNQARKQETPLEMMKRIKTPRIGFFKLVAIYYRRYLLRSFTILWALVLSSTSIVIMTFLINQLMSEILYEFGDDPTSVTTGLRWYIWLIIIGVDLLIAVITTNIRERVGGMLGRNIEIDVRNAVLNNLVNLNIGYYSDKKIGETMTKLINDTQVIGDESQLTPANLISIPIIFIGSAVSLLNIDWKLALICLGSTSLFMVAVAVTFRSQASETENVRAKITDVNGDVTDRIASIALIKATGTEEYERVRFEQIHKEYYRVNRRLNRIQAWMTTIIILCALSLTVIVVLASIILYGNKGAEHTNRIMKILPAFITGVNTLAFPIWTLTGLVPGLARATASTKRIIQLIRVDTTIEPNRNVPEVKEVKGDIILKDIVFEYPEKPGVIIFPKTTVTFEKGKSYAFVGETGSGKSTISKLLLRFYDPTSGEVVVNNTNLKKLNLASYLTHVGYVEQEPKILFGDVIYNVKYGMFNATDEEVVEACKKANLHDLVMGWKDGYNTILGERGFMLSGGQKQRLVIARMILKNPQVLILDEATSALDNIVEKEIQAELEKIMVGKTTISIAHRLSTIKNVDQIFVLGKGQGIIQNGKYDELIAIDGPFRDLHRAGNQGK, encoded by the coding sequence ATGGGGAAAATTAAAGAATTAATTGATATTAATAAAATTGAAAAGAATTTAGATTATAATGAATTACATAAAAAAAATCAAGCTCGTAAGCAAGAAACGCCATTAGAAATGATGAAAAGAATCAAGACACCTCGAATTGGTTTTTTTAAGTTAGTTGCAATTTATTATCGTCGTTATTTATTACGTTCGTTTACAATTTTATGAGCGTTAGTATTAAGTTCGACTTCAATTGTCATAATGACTTTTTTAATTAACCAATTAATGAGTGAAATTTTATATGAATTTGGTGATGATCCAACTTCAGTAACAACAGGATTACGATGATATATATGATTAATTATCATTGGTGTGGACTTATTAATTGCCGTAATTACAACAAATATTCGTGAACGAGTAGGTGGCATGCTAGGGCGGAATATTGAAATCGATGTCCGTAATGCGGTATTAAATAACTTAGTTAATTTAAACATAGGTTATTATTCTGATAAAAAAATTGGAGAAACAATGACTAAATTAATTAATGATACACAAGTTATTGGGGATGAATCACAGCTAACCCCAGCTAACTTAATCAGTATCCCAATTATATTTATTGGTAGTGCAGTTTCATTATTAAATATTGATTGAAAATTAGCATTGATTTGTTTAGGCTCAACATCATTATTTATGGTTGCTGTTGCAGTAACTTTTCGTTCACAAGCATCAGAAACAGAAAATGTTCGTGCAAAAATTACAGATGTTAATGGAGATGTGACCGATCGAATTGCATCAATCGCCCTAATTAAAGCAACCGGAACAGAAGAATATGAACGTGTTCGTTTTGAACAAATTCACAAAGAATATTACCGTGTTAATCGTCGTTTAAATCGTATTCAAGCATGAATGACAACAATTATTATTTTATGTGCATTAAGTTTAACAGTGATTGTTGTCTTAGCAAGTATCATTTTATATGGTAATAAAGGCGCAGAACATACTAATCGTATTATGAAAATTTTACCAGCCTTTATTACAGGTGTTAATACTTTGGCATTTCCAATTTGAACATTAACTGGATTAGTTCCAGGATTAGCACGTGCAACAGCTTCAACAAAACGAATTATTCAATTAATTCGTGTTGATACAACAATTGAACCAAATCGTAATGTTCCAGAGGTAAAAGAAGTTAAAGGAGATATTATTTTAAAAGATATTGTTTTTGAATATCCTGAAAAACCAGGTGTTATTATTTTTCCTAAAACAACAGTGACTTTTGAAAAAGGAAAAAGTTATGCCTTTGTTGGAGAAACTGGAAGTGGTAAATCAACAATTTCAAAATTATTATTACGTTTCTATGATCCAACTAGTGGGGAAGTTGTTGTTAATAACACTAATTTAAAAAAATTAAACTTAGCAAGTTATTTAACACATGTTGGTTATGTTGAGCAAGAACCAAAAATTTTATTTGGGGATGTTATTTATAATGTAAAATATGGAATGTTTAATGCAACAGATGAAGAAGTAGTTGAAGCTTGTAAAAAAGCGAACTTACATGATTTAGTAATGGGTTGAAAAGATGGTTATAATACTATTTTAGGAGAACGAGGGTTTATGCTATCAGGTGGTCAAAAACAACGGCTAGTTATTGCCCGAATGATTTTAAAAAATCCACAAGTTTTAATTTTAGATGAAGCAACAAGTGCTTTAGATAATATTGTGGAAAAAGAAATTCAAGCTGAATTAGAAAAAATTATGGTTGGTAAAACAACTATTTCAATTGCGCACAGATTAAGTACAATTAAAAATGTTGATCAAATTTTTGTCTTAGGAAAAGGGCAAGGAATTATTCAAAATGGTAAGTACGATGAGTTAATTGCGATTGATGGTCCATTCCGTGACCTTCATCGTGCTGGTAACCAGGGCAAATAA
- a CDS encoding Pr6Pr family membrane protein, producing MILKIKLAWKQIYKLFFGIVGLVILGWAFINGILNQNDIINHYNGDYTVYTLDFFKTFTCLSNLGILFWFLISGIRHHQENKNKIQSYPVALAAACYITITFIIYNCLLLPTQPLPGSPIGWITAVIDHITNPIAFVIYILFFMENKQEINLKQFFRKNFWKYLLVLLGYCAYAMIRGELRRLSGNHFTWPGNEPGIIENRWYPYFFLNIHTPFLGIPGYVWFFIAFFAILGILISSMYLYNYCNKLKQNFTKHFKK from the coding sequence ATGATTTTAAAAATAAAATTAGCTTGAAAGCAAATTTATAAACTATTTTTTGGAATTGTTGGCCTTGTTATTTTAGGATGAGCATTTATTAATGGGATTTTAAATCAAAATGATATTATAAACCATTATAATGGCGATTACACCGTATACACATTAGATTTTTTTAAAACTTTTACATGCTTATCAAATCTAGGAATCTTATTCTGATTCTTAATTAGTGGGATTCGCCATCATCAAGAAAATAAAAATAAAATTCAATCATACCCAGTTGCATTAGCAGCAGCTTGTTATATTACAATTACTTTTATTATTTACAATTGTTTATTATTGCCAACACAACCTTTACCAGGCAGTCCAATAGGATGGATTACAGCAGTTATTGACCATATAACAAATCCGATTGCATTTGTTATTTACATCTTATTTTTTATGGAAAATAAACAAGAAATTAACTTAAAACAATTTTTTAGAAAAAACTTTTGAAAATATTTACTTGTCCTATTAGGATATTGCGCATATGCAATGATTAGAGGAGAATTACGTCGTCTTTCTGGTAATCATTTTACTTGACCAGGGAATGAACCAGGAATTATTGAAAATCGATGATATCCTTATTTCTTTTTAAATATCCATACTCCTTTTTTAGGGATTCCAGGATATGTTTGATTCTTCATTGCTTTTTTTGCCATTTTAGGAATCCTAATTAGTAGTATGTATTTATATAATTATTGTAATAAATTAAAACAAAATTTTACCAAACATTTCAAGAAATAA
- a CDS encoding Holliday junction resolvase RecU, which yields MYLPNNRGMFLESLLNYTIQKYFDNNTSLFLNGQ from the coding sequence ATGTATCTACCCAATAATCGTGGCATGTTTCTAGAATCTTTACTTAATTATACTATTCAAAAATATTTTGATAATAATACTAGTCTTTTTTTAAACGGCCAGTAA
- a CDS encoding Holliday junction resolvase RecU encodes MTKSYFKAKTGCDYYGLYQGHYIEFEANETNKQKFNLNNIKTHQLQQLALVHNHHGISFIIIIYFYSYNRYFILSYQKLTEWIKLMPTKQIPLSYFIENGHELFLVFPNFLDFEPILNQLINYI; translated from the coding sequence ATCACAAAAAGTTATTTTAAAGCAAAAACTGGGTGTGATTATTATGGACTTTATCAAGGTCATTATATTGAATTTGAAGCAAATGAAACCAATAAACAAAAATTTAATTTAAACAATATTAAGACACATCAATTACAACAATTAGCATTAGTTCATAATCATCATGGCATTAGTTTTATTATTATTATTTACTTTTATTCCTATAATCGTTATTTTATTTTATCATATCAAAAATTAACAGAATGAATAAAATTAATGCCAACAAAACAAATACCACTTTCATATTTTATTGAAAATGGCCATGAGCTTTTTTTAGTTTTTCCTAATTTCCTTGATTTTGAACCAATTCTTAATCAATTAATCAATTATATTTAG
- a CDS encoding Gfo/Idh/MocA family oxidoreductase, giving the protein MLKIRTIGTGNIVSEFIDACRDVQGVKITSLYSRSLEKAKFFASKNNLLVHIVDNFEDILDYIDIIYIASPNGLHYQQAKYFLQQQKHVLVEKPATFFCTWINWIKTNSRN; this is encoded by the coding sequence ATGTTAAAGATTAGAACCATTGGTACAGGCAATATTGTTAGTGAATTTATTGATGCTTGTCGTGATGTACAAGGAGTTAAAATTACTTCCCTTTATTCACGTAGTTTAGAAAAAGCTAAATTTTTTGCTTCAAAAAATAATTTATTAGTCCATATTGTAGATAATTTTGAAGATATTTTAGATTATATCGATATTATTTATATTGCTTCACCAAATGGTTTACATTATCAACAAGCAAAGTATTTTTTGCAACAACAGAAGCATGTTTTAGTTGAAAAACCGGCAACTTTTTTTTGCACATGAATTAATTGAATTAAAACAAATAGCAGAAATTAA
- a CDS encoding RsmE family RNA methyltransferase produces the protein MHRFVANQLEENYFILAEDDVKQIKQVLRLRNQTQIICIYNGEHYLTTLEVQSPQKYAFKLIKKLEQNHESPITVRLIAGLIRNTKWDYLLQKSTELGVNEIIPFQFSRCVVQLKGENNFKKIERWTKICKEATEQSYRNQVPLVNDVESDLKVLQKYQSDVNLVCYEKVVETLSIKQFLQQDFKTITIVIGPEGGFTPNEIAVLSSYHYYPVSLGQRILRAETASVALLAMIMYEKEL, from the coding sequence ATGCATCGTTTTGTTGCCAACCAATTAGAAGAGAATTACTTTATTTTAGCTGAAGATGATGTTAAACAAATTAAACAAGTTTTACGGTTAAGAAATCAAACCCAAATTATTTGTATTTATAATGGTGAACATTATTTAACAACATTAGAAGTACAATCACCACAAAAGTACGCATTTAAATTAATTAAAAAATTAGAACAAAATCATGAAAGTCCAATTACAGTACGATTAATTGCAGGACTAATTCGAAATACAAAATGAGACTACTTATTACAAAAATCAACAGAATTAGGAGTTAATGAAATCATTCCCTTTCAGTTTAGTCGTTGTGTGGTACAATTAAAAGGTGAAAATAATTTTAAAAAGATTGAACGTTGAACAAAAATTTGTAAGGAAGCAACGGAACAATCTTATCGTAATCAAGTGCCATTGGTGAATGATGTTGAAAGTGATTTAAAAGTTTTACAAAAATATCAAAGTGATGTTAATCTTGTTTGTTATGAAAAAGTTGTAGAAACATTATCAATAAAACAGTTTTTACAACAAGATTTTAAAACAATTACAATTGTAATTGGCCCTGAAGGTGGATTTACTCCAAATGAAATTGCGGTTTTATCTTCATATCATTATTATCCTGTTTCATTAGGACAACGAATTTTACGGGCCGAAACCGCATCAGTTGCACTTTTAGCAATGATTATGTATGAAAAGGAATTATAG